A genomic window from Lotus japonicus ecotype B-129 chromosome 1, LjGifu_v1.2 includes:
- the LOC130729800 gene encoding pentatricopeptide repeat-containing protein At1g62680, mitochondrial-like has translation MELHLVKHCLKSMLYVTRHHAIIKLPRVPMPSPAFRVFLPQQHLHSNTQNAYKFDSIHDAVALFHRMVDMKHPRPSVVELTNILATVVKMDDYATPISLYTHMESKGILPSTLTLNILMNCYSHLGHMASASSVLGKFFKLGYEPDIVSLISLLKGFCINGKVLDAHEIARGFHCDQVMYETLTTDLCKSGETLLVIQMLHEIDKPNLLICNRILDYLFKHRRLIKVLDLFSDMRNHMIFPDVCTFNIILNFFCLKSKVDMARELFDGMIECGFTPDVWSYLIMIKGYCKVKRIVEALHLWQDMLLKKNLPRNTLTYNIMLDSLCKTQHLNLARKLFDIMIENDVSPDVWSYLILIKGYSEIERFDEAEDLWEDMLFELNLAPKTDAYDFTSDCLWKLQQL, from the coding sequence ATGGAACTGCATTTAGTGAAGCACTGCCTAAAAAGCATGTTATATGTAACAAGGCATCATGCAATCATAAAACTTCCTCGCGTCCCTATGCCATCGCCTGCTTTCCGTGTTTTTCTGCCACAACAGCATCTTCATTCCAACACTCAAAATGCCTACAAATTTGATAGTATTCATGATGCTGTGGCTTTATTTCATCGCATGGTCGATATGAAGCATCCCCGCCCATCCGTTGTTGAACTCACCAATATCTTAGCAACAGTTGTAAAGATGGATGACTATGCCACACCTATTTCTCTTTACACTCATATGGAATCTAAGGGCATCTTGCCTTCTACACTTACTTTGAACATCTTGATGAATTGTTACTCTCATTTGGGTCACATGGCTTCTGCTTCCTCTGTATTGGGTAAGTTTTTTAAGTTGGGCTATGAACCAGATATTGTCTCATTGATTTCACTATTGAAGGGGTTCTGCATCAATGGGAAGGTGTTGGATGCACATGAAATTGCACGAGGATTTCACTGTGATCAAGTTATGTATGAAACCTTAACCACTGATCTTTGTAAGTCCGGTGAAACCCTACTTGTCATTCAAATGCTTCATGAAATAGATAAGCCCAACCTTTTAATCTGCAATAGAATCCTTGATTATTTGTTCAAACATAGACGCCTAATCAAGGTACTGGATTTGTTTTCTGATATGAGAAATCACATGATCTTCCCAGATGTTTGTACCTTCAAcataatattgaattttttttgtctaaAAAGTAAAGTGGATATGGCCAGAGAGTTATTTGATGGGATGATTGAATGTGGTTTTACACCTGATGTTTGGAGCTATCTCATCATGATTAAAGGCTACTGCAAGGTTAAAAGAATCGTTGAAGCTTTGCATCTATGGCAAGATATGCTTTTGAAGAAGAATTTACCTCGAAACACGCTCACCTACAATATCATGTTAGATTCTTTATGCAAAACACAACATCTTAATCTGGCAAGAAAATTATTTGATATCATGATTGAAAATGATGTTTCACCTGATGTTTGGAGCTATCTCATCCTGATTAAAGGCTACAGCGAGATTGAAAGATTCGATGAAGCTGAGGATCTATGGGAAGATATGCTTTTTGAGTTGAATTTAGCTCCAAAGACGGACGCCTACGATTTCACATCAGATTGTTTATGGAAATTGCAACAACTTTGA